The genome window GAATCGGGTCGCTGGGGGTCTCCATGGGCCGGGGAGGAGGTTCTGCTTCCTGGCGCACGCGAGTGTTGTTGCCGGCTGGACGGTATCGCTTCGAGGGCCGCGCTCGGACCAGCGGCGTCGGAAATACCGGAGGGATTTGCCTGCGGATTTCGGGCGAACAACGGCCCGACGTCTGGCGCTCCAGCGACCATGGCTGGACGACGCTTCGTTACGACATCTGGGTGCGCGAACCGGAGAGCGAAGTGGAATTGATCTGCGAACTCAAAGCCGCGCGGGGCGAGGCCTGGTTCGACGAAACCTCGCTCCGGTTGATCCGGGAGCGGGGGAATGGAGGGTTGGAGTAGTGGAATGTTGGAGTATTGGGATTTCAGCACTCCAGCACTCCACCACTCCATTACTCCAATAATCCACCACTCCAGTTCCTCGCCTCGACCAGGAAGTCTGCGATGTGCAGCACCCGGACATGCGCGGCGCCGGCTTTCTCCAGTCCTGCGCGCATTTGGAGAATGCATCCCGGATTAGTGGTCACGACGACTTCGGCGCCGGTCCGTAAAATGTTCTCCACCTTGCGCCGTTGCAAACGCTCGGCCATTTCCGGTTCGGTCAAATTGTAGCTCCCTGCGCTTCCGCAACATACTTCGGACTCCGGCAACTCCACGAATTTCGCTCCGGCAACCGCTCGAATCAGGTCGCGGGGAGGTTTGGTGATGTGCTGCGGATGAGCGAGATGGCAGGCATCGTGGTAGGTCACCGATTCGCAATTTGAAATCTGCAATTTGAAATCCGCGGAAGCGAGCCACTCCGTCAAATCCTTCACCTTCGCGCTGAATCGTTCGGCGCGCTCCGCCCAGCCGGGATCGCCGTGGAGCAAATGGCCGTACTCCTTGAGCGTCGAGCCGCAACCCGCCGCGTTGATGACAATGGCGTCCAAATTCAGTTTCTCGAACGCCGCGATGTTACGCCGGGCGCAGTCGCGCGCGCGGTCCAACTGCCCGCTGTGCGCGTAGAGCGCGCCACAGCAAACCTGCTCCCGCGGGACAGCGACGTCCCAGCCCGCTTGATTCAGCAGGTGGACGCTGGCCGCGTTGGTCTCTCCGAACATCACGCTCATCACGCAGCCCTGGATGAAGCCCACCTGGCCTTTGACCGGAGTGATCGCCGTTCGAGCAACCGTCGGCAAAGGAATCGATTTCGTGTTCGCCGGAACGAGCGATAGGGCGTCGCGAAGGAACTTGGGCAAACGCCGCTTGAGGCCGGCCTTTTGCGCCAGCCGCGCCGGCCACAAAGCCAGTTTCATCCGCGCGGGAAATGGAAAGACTTGTTCAATAGCAAGACGCCGGAGAAAAGTTTGAAAGACGGACCGCCGATGCTTCTTTTCGATATGGTCGCGCGTGGCTTCGAGCAAGGCGCCGTATTGAACACCGCTCGGACAGGCTGTCTCGCAGGCCCGGCAGCCCAGACACAGGTCGATGTGCCGGACCGCCGCGTCCGAAAGCTTCAACCGTCC of Verrucomicrobiota bacterium contains these proteins:
- a CDS encoding (Fe-S)-binding protein; translation: MTANSAAPQRFLDETKSLACVHCGLCLGACPTYLETGNENESPRGRIYLMRALQAGRLKLSDAAVRHIDLCLGCRACETACPSGVQYGALLEATRDHIEKKHRRSVFQTFLRRLAIEQVFPFPARMKLALWPARLAQKAGLKRRLPKFLRDALSLVPANTKSIPLPTVARTAITPVKGQVGFIQGCVMSVMFGETNAASVHLLNQAGWDVAVPREQVCCGALYAHSGQLDRARDCARRNIAAFEKLNLDAIVINAAGCGSTLKEYGHLLHGDPGWAERAERFSAKVKDLTEWLASADFKLQISNCESVTYHDACHLAHPQHITKPPRDLIRAVAGAKFVELPESEVCCGSAGSYNLTEPEMAERLQRRKVENILRTGAEVVVTTNPGCILQMRAGLEKAGAAHVRVLHIADFLVEARNWSGGLLE